Part of the Plodia interpunctella isolate USDA-ARS_2022_Savannah chromosome 13, ilPloInte3.2, whole genome shotgun sequence genome, TTTGGTAGTTTTCGTTCTACTTGTAGTCCGAGATTTGAACGTTTTTGTAGGTCTTATTAGAATGCTTGCGATAAGTTTATCCACTTTAccgtatttctttttattaaaaatttcagtAACCTTGAAGTCATTTTGGCTAAATTTCTTGTGTTTCGTAGTACGAGTAAAGtcataataatcaataatagcgttaattccttttttttgtGTGGATTCTTTAGCGGTTTCTTTAGTTTTGATACGATGATAGGGAAACTCAGCTAAAATATCAATACCTTTAGTTTCTTTACTTAGTGGTATTTGAATCATGGCACGACGGTGGTCATCTTTTGTTCGTATCGTCTTTTTCGTTGTTGTTTTTACAGTTGTTGGTGTGGTTTCTTTTGTTTCTGGTGATGGTTCTCCTGTTTTTACTGTTGTTTCTTCTATCGGTGTTGTTGTTTCTTCAGCTGGTATGGATGTTGTATCATTTGGTGTGGCTTTTGTTGTTGTGTTCATATCGCTTGCTGATTCGTTGGATAGTATTTTAGTGGATGTAGCTACAATGTtaacataatttgaaaaagagGTTTCATTAGGCAAGACATTTTTGCCAGCTTAAATCTGACTAAAATATAGGGAAATTGCAATTaaatgtaactaaataaactaaCGTGTAAAATTGTGTCTTACCTTACTTAGATTTAATCACGCAATAAGTTTATAGGGTGACTTGAAATGTGACGTGTTCCCGTAAAGAGATTGGGTCAAAACTAatcgtttttaattttataaatgtcatTTCCGAAAAAGCAacataagatttatttaatttaaaaacttttattaaaataaataaattgatactactaataaaaaaaataatatgaaaaacaacTAAGTAGGAACTATCGCTCGATATTAAATCGATTAGTATCGACTCAATCTACATGCTCTTAATGGGATTATGCGATGTATGATGCCCCGTGCATCTGCTTCACGGtcttttcttttgaaaaaaaaaacactaagtCATCCCaagttttcattaaattaaaattacatcgAAACccgaaagagtaacaaacatttatcCACATATTGTCACGAACGTTTACAAGTGTACTTATGAcgtttatttaagtaataaagaaatatatttacaaaaatgcacTTAGTAACTTTTCACAGTATATTTAGGGAGTCTATACCTACACCAAGCTtccgaaaaaaataattatttaatactaattcATTTACAAGTAACGGGTCTTTACAGAACTCCCAACGTCGTTATAAAACTCATGTGCCCCAGAAATAATTAATGCgacgaatatttttaatattttggaCATCCATGCGCTCTAATACTGTCTCTTTCTCCCATTCTCATTGCTTGCATTTACAATTGTGACGCCCTCGATTCTGGAGTtcgtttaaaaacaaatcttttaattaagactcgtaaattattttacgatCGGCGGCCTACCTGAtgttaaccctctttgggaatgctgttgttggcTAGGAGCTGTTAAGGCTTTTCTTCTCTTAGTTGCCTCGTACTACATCCACATTAGGATATGGAGTAGTCCTATTTtggggcgggaaccacacacaACTACTGGAAGCTAGCTACTGTCTTAATAATCCTATGAAATACTTCATAGGATTATTAAGACAAAATTTGTGCAGTGTACTTATGGCACTGTGTTACTAATATCACTAAAACTTAttcaacataaattaattattatttcattacatttacGCCtactttgtatatttatgcTTCACATTGATACGAGGTTTGTAAAATCTTAAGTTATTAGGACGGCAAACGATGCCGGTCAATCGAAAATATGACACTgacttaaaaataaccttacgCTACAAGACAATGGCGAAGAGTCTTACCTAGGGCTGGTGTATTCATTGACCAATATTCTTTGACGGTCTTCAGCAAATCTTCTAGTTTTATACCTTCTGGTAACAAATCGTCTAGCTTCACGTCTGAACTCCAGCCGTTAGGAAACATCCCCGCAACGGACCACTTGACCTGGCCTGGCTTCATTGTCGGCCAGTTCCACTGGAATTCTGGCCAAGCCTCGCGCCATTGCAGACCTGATAGAGGTGCTTCACCCAGAGAAACGTGTTTTAAAGATATTGGGCTCAAAGAAATATCAATAGGCCCTTGGTTTATCGGTATTGGGTTTAGAGGATTAAGCGCAAGTGGGTTAAAACCGATATCATTAGCAGCCATTGGGTCTAAGGGAATTTTGTCCAAACCATCTTGGTTCACAGGATCTTGTTTTATCGGAAGTTGGTTGAGAGAAAATCGGCTGAGGGGAATTGGGCTCACCGGGATATGGTGAAATTCCGGTATCATGTTGGGTAGAGGCTGCTGCATGTACATTGGAATATTTGGAACGTTAGGAACATTTGGAACGTTTGGAATATTCTGAACGTTTGGAACGTTTTGAACATTTTGAACGTTTTGGACATTTTGAACGTTTGGAACATTTCGAACACTTTGAACATTTTGATACATATCATGTCCATCGACACACGATTCACAATCACCACAGGAACAGTCCTCTTTGGAATGCTTTTTGGAATGTGGGTTatcaaaatttttcatttttgtactTGTATCAACTTCAGAATCGTAGTTTTCTAtacttttgtgtttatttgtttcatattcATCCGAGCTAGATTCCAAACTTTTATGTAGAAAGATACTGAGTATTTTAACGCCTAGGAGCTGCAAAAATGGTTTAAAAGCTTTAAATGGGAAAGGTGCTTATTTCCCACATCAAACTCaattcaatcaaatattttttttctttttacatctAAATATTTGCTCCAGatgttaagaaatatatataattaaaacacttgatatatttatacaatctGTAAACACCTATCATGGATAAGTTttagaagtaataaataaatgtttagatACTTACTAGCATGCCACATGGTCGAAATTCGAccattataggtattttttttgaatGGACAATTCGATCGGCGATAGCTCCTAAAAAAATTCGTCTGATAAAAAAAGGAAACCTATATTTAGGAAAGCAACAATATTACACCTATATCAATCaacttagtatttatttaaggaataaatgacttatctatctatctatctattattatGGGCTATTGCTGTCGTATAGGTACTTCTCGTTGCCAACATGAAGACTATtttccacattttttttaaagaatcaTGCCATTTTACAAAACACAATCGAGCATACTATAGGTATACTTGAATCGAAGTTCTCCATTTTTAgttccattttttttcttcaagttATGAGCGTTgtagaaaaagtaggaaaacggaTCAAGTGCTCCGACGCTCTTTGGTAACGGAAACTTCGTCGATTTTAGAGCCAATCCAGTTATTAA contains:
- the LOC128675062 gene encoding uncharacterized protein LOC128675062 isoform X4, producing the protein MELKMENFDSRAIADRIVHSKKIPIMVEFRPCGMLLLGVKILSIFLHKSLESSSDEYETNKHKSIENYDSEVDTSTKMKNFDNPHSKKHSKEDCSCGDCESCVDGHDMYQNVQSVRNVPNVQNVQNVQNVQNVPNVQNIPNVPNVPNVPNIPMYMQQPLPNMIPEFHHIPVSPIPLSRFSLNQLPIKQDPVNQDGLDKIPLDPMAANDIGFNPLALNPLNPIPINQGPIDISLSPISLKHVSLGEAPLSGLQWREAWPEFQWNWPTMKPGQVKWSVAGMFPNGWSSDVKLDDLLPEGIKLEDLLKTVKEYWSMNTPALGPDTTLTTKSNNEACDNGRDKTNKTNESTPEEPQNSDKPPISTDKTTTKVTSITTNKPSTKPTTNSTTNPTTNATTAILTTTVPTPQRIKQWYDDIHDSDWDYKNVPENKNSTTISTTTNLTRTNPTTTTPITTLSTLERIIHWSDDFHDSDWDYKDIPENKRSADCLYQYSTLLYSRNIRYKDSTKYHGLSGTKKCDNSPKKHDRGEKFDKKKYGKVDSLIAGIFLRPTKTYHRHLDTSTKNACGGMITNVMSKYGLMKKLKIEKVLSKDNFFLGWTKLIRRMSPLQMNPKTQIKHQYH